In Zingiber officinale cultivar Zhangliang chromosome 9B, Zo_v1.1, whole genome shotgun sequence, the genomic window TCAGGTGAGTGGAAGTGTGAAATCAATGGTTCTGGTTCGTTCTCTAGCACTTGCTAACTACGACTAGTTCCATATTCTCACACACATGAAGGACCACAAGAACAACAAAACATGAAACGGCTGCGACCAAAGGGAATAATTACCATTGACTTCACTTGAAAGATTGGTGGCATAACTCTACTTTCTCTGTGCTTGCTGATGACACAAGCCACCATGACAGTTGAAGTTACAACACAAGGAATCATCAGTCTTTAAAACTGCTTCCTCTCTTTAGTTCAAACCACATGTTAAATTATGATGTGATCCGACTGCCAGAGAGATTTGAGTTGATCTGAATTAACAACATGTCAATGAATTCCCATGAGGATTAATGCAGCACCAAATACAATTTTCTCAAGTGCTAAGAAGAAACCAGGGATCAAGTTGCAGATTGTCGCCGAGGTGGGGCACCGAGGGGACTACAAAGTGGATCGTGAACATGTCCACATCTCCAAATACGAGCAAATGAATTGTGGAAGTGAAATCATGTCCCTTATCTATAGCGATCAGATTGTCTGACTCATCAATCCAATACCACAACTTCTATTCCACAAGGGAACAACAACGGGAAGCCTGGCATCAAGCTCCAGCAAAACCAACAGTGAATGCTTGGTATTTTCAGGCGAGCCAAGTTTCCCATTGTCCTGTTAACAGTGATAGTCCACCCAAACAATACAAAGTACAAGTGGTTCGGAAAGCACGACAACTTGGACATCCTCCACTACCTAAAGTGCTGGGAAGTCTCGTTGGAACTCATCCAGCCAAATACTCCACTAAGGAAGAACAATAGTAAATCGTGATTAATGCAGCACCCAACTCTTGTAATCTTTATTGCCATTATTGATACTTATGTGGGCCGTGGGGACTATAAAGATGCAAAAGAAACGATGATAGCAATGTATGACATCTCCACTCAGCTTAATACTTTCATGGAAACTCGAATGCAGCTGCAGAAATATCCTTCTCCTGGCGCAGACATGCAAAAATACAAGAAACGAGACTTCATTATGCATGTATTGGCCAGCTACTAGAGAATGATGGGAACAGAGGTCTTACATACTAATAATGATCGAATAACTTTTTACTCGCAACGACTTTGTTCCCAAAAAACTTCTCATCGACATAGAGCCTACCTAAGTACTTACAGTTTCGTAGAAGAACCATGGAAGGTGGACATGGAGTagtaaagaaacaaaaaaaaaccaaGGGAATCCTGAaaattggtcttggcaaatagtAAATAACACAGGAATTTGCTGCTTCAGCAAGCACCAGAATACAGGtccctattttttaatttttttttgaaattaataataataaataacagCAAAAGTATCCATTTCCACTTCCATTTCTACTGAAGAATTTCCCTTGAAGTTATTACTACTACATACTTTTTCTGCTTCTTTTTAAGGGAAACCAGCATAATACCAACATACGCTGTGCAACTTCCCATCCTTGTTTTTCCACCGGCCCTCTTCTGTCTTCTCTCTTGTAGATATTGTCGATCGCATGGAGGGAAAAGAAGACTCAGACGATCAAAAGCAAGCACAACAAGCCGTTGATCCTGGCAGCAGGAGCAATTTCAACGAGGAACGGCAACCATGGTTGAATCTTACGCTTGGTGGGATCACCTCATCAGCTGCTGGAAGCTCTCCTAGCGCGCAGTGCAAAATGCAAAGCCGCAAGATGTTCTCGTGCAACTTCTGCATGAAAAAGTTCTGCAGCTCACAGGCTTTGGGAGGTCACCAGAATGCACACAAGAGAGAGAGGGGTGTCACGAGGAGACCTCAGCAGTCCCAGAAAACGACGATAGGATTTCCCCTCTATGCATCTGCTCATAAATCTCTGCCAGTTCAATCCCACTCAGTCGCGCACGAGCAACATGCTGAGGGAGGCTTGCCTACGATCGCAAGATGTCGTCAAATGAACTCTGACACCGAAGCGACAAGGGTTCCGTTTGCGCTTGATCAAGTTAGAGGATCGACATGGCCTGGGAGCTTTCAGAAGAATTCTCAGCCTACAGGGTGTCCATCAGAACAAGAAAAACTTGATCTGAGTCTCAAGCTTTGATGAGTTTGACAGTCTCATGGCTTCCCAAAAGCAGGCTACTTTTGAACTTTGTCCAGTGTATTTTACCCTCATCAAACTTATTTTTGCCTCCGCTCACCAATAAACTCGATCTACGAGTCAAATAAAAGGTAGCATCGCAAAGAAGAAATATATACTTGGGGATCGTTTCATGGAGAGAATTGTTCTTGCACTTGCCAATACATGTCCGCTGAGTCCCAATTCTCCCCGTCGATCAAGGTCATATATCCATGGACGATGTGCCCTTCACTATTCAGCTTCATAGGTAATACTCTACTTCTAGTTCTCCTGAAGAAATTAAGAGTATTGATTCGTGCAAAGCTTGTAGAAAACAAATAAATTGGAAAGCAGAAGCACCAGAAGAAACAAATTTTAAGTATGGATAATCAATTGGTCATTAAATAGCTGTCTTTTGTTTGAATAGAACGTTGAAGCTGGCTTCCAGCTACCAAAAGTAAGTGCTATCATTTTAAACCAGTTGTCTGTTTCAGGTTTTTAGATAAAGATTCACAAGCTTGTTAAGTTGCAGAGGCTGAGATTGTTTATCTCTtcgtgtaaattttttttttacaaaactaCTTCTAGTTGATATATTCAGTTAGCACCAAAATCAGTAGTACGAATTGACTAGGTAGGAACGAGGTAGTTCCTAGGTTTTGTTGTCCAATAGTTTCCCTATGCATTTCAACTTCGACTTTGATAAGAATTTTCAATGAACATGCATGAAAGCTGCAAatgaaggaagaaaagaagaaaaagaattccTTGCTCCAACGCGAAAGAAACACCATATTATCAAGAATTTAACCAGCAACTTTTATAAGAaacaaaacaaattttttttctcaAGCCCTTCATTCATGATCAGCTACATTTCTAAAAGCTTAGACATGTTTTTCTTTTCCCAAAATATATGAAGAAGAAAAACTTGAATCTTTAAAAAACCAACTTTAATAAACAAGTGGTACACTATGATTTCACATGGTTATTGATACAGCGAATAAAGTGGGCCTCCGAGTCGGATTAAAGTCAAGAAAACTGACTAATGTGGTAGTCAAAGTTAAAGAAGAATTAACACTCGGGACTAGTACGGTCGCACGGTTCGGCTAAATAGTAAGCCGAGCAGATATTTTGTCCAATCGGATACCGAGTCCCCTCCCCGGCCCGATTAAATCCCGAGTCATTTCAGTTCAATTCATAACTAAGTCAGAGCCAACCTTAGTACGAATGGACCTTAGTCCAACCTGCCTACATGCCCAGCTTACATCAGTCCGACCTCAGATCCGATCAGATCTCCAGACTCAATTCTCCTGGGCACGACTCCCAACCTACATTCGTTCGACCCTAGAGCCGGTTGGACCTCCAGACTTAGTTTTCATGTGCGTGACTCCCAACTTACATCTGTTCGGCCCCAGAGCTGTTCAGACCTCCAAACTTAGTTCTCTTGGGCACGACTCCCAGCCTACATCTATCTGGCCCCAGAGTCAGTTGGACCTACGAAGCCAACTCCCTACTTCTCAGGAGCGCGACTCCTAGTAATACGCTATTATTAATGTTGATTATGAAAGTGATGTGACGCCCGTtctgcaaagaaaaagaagaagtcccAGAAAATGAGTTAGAATAACGGCCAGGGAAGTCCCCGACGAAGCTACTCCGACGCACAACCAAGGAAGCCCCTAACGAAGCAActctgacgcttaagtcagtTCTTTATGAAAAAGAGAGTAGTTATTGGAAATTAGGGTTTTGGAAGTATGTCTATGCATACCTTTGCTCATGAGAATCGACTACTTTTTATAGGGCCAGACCTCTCCAGCACGTTCTCCTCACGTCCCTTCGTTTCTCGTTATCGTAGCAACATTGCCtgaaataaatatccattgcGCCCCATTTATGTCAGAGTTAATAGTTATGTTTTTCACCATTCTCATAATAATGGCTACATGATTTATTATCCTCCAGGAATATCATAATGCTTCGTTGCTCTAATTCTTGATAGCTGGGACCGTTTTAGTTTAGTTTGAGGGAGCCTGAAACGTGAGTCAAGAGTCAAGAGTCAATAGTAAGTAATCAGTAGTCTGGCTAACCCGGAGTCAGGAGCAGCTGGGAATCGGCGACCGAGGGTCACTGGAAGTCAGGAGTCGCTAGGAGTTAGCCATCAAGAGTCGCTTGGAGTCGGGACTCGGGAGTCGTTGGAAATTAAGAGTCGAGAGCCAGGAGTAGTTGGGAATTGGCCACCGAGGGTCGCTGAGAGTCGGGAGTTAAAAGTCGGGAGTTGGGAGTCATCCCTTATTGATCCCGCATGTCATGGCTAGATTGCCTTTCTTGGACACATAGCATTGAGGAAATACCCTGGCATTACTAATcccccctttaagtctagtcgaaggaggtgctaGTCTAATTGATTGGACTGTAGCATTATACGACCAGCCTCAGTTCGGTCCGTTATACACGTGGACAAAAAAATCTTTAGCTCATCTTTAATGAGATCCTCGCTTTAATTATTAACATGCCTCTTAAATGTCGAGAATGCCTTGTCAGCCTTGACTTTCAATCCCAAATAATACCTTTATCTCCAAGGTTATATCAAATTAATGTGATGTGACCTTTGGCGAAGAAGAGACCGCATATCTTCAATATAATGATTATGTCATTCTCATAATGTGAGTTCAATCAAACGGCTGATAGCATTTCATTACTCCTTTCCTGATCCAGATCCAAAGGTTCTGATTAAATGCTAACCGATATAAATATAGTGTAAAAGCTCTTACCATTTTATACAACCCTGCTCTTGTGTCCGCCGACTTTCCTCTTTGCTTCCATTTGCATTTTCATATAGGATTAAATTCCTAGCTTTTTTCATCGTTCGAAAGTTCACCGGCCCGCTTTTAGTTCTTCATTATCGTTCTTGTGATGGGGTAAGGTCTTCCTCCTTATCCATTCCTTAGTACTGATATGTAGAGTCTAGTTTTAGTAATGCATCCTTAGATCACCTGAAAACCACCTACGGGATTCTAGATAACCACGCCTTAATACTTCCTAATGGTAATGATCAACTCGACCGCCCACTACCAGGTGAGTCACCTTCTTCCGCAGCCACCATATAAGCGTACTACGTTTCCCCGTTCATCTTTTTTACTCTGACATATCGCAGTATTTTCGCATTCCCTTCTCCCAGTTAGGGTGTAACTCCTTCCACATCTTGACTAGAATATTTATTTTGTTCCGTTTATATCGTATACCTTTGAGCGCTcgtcttttccactattattttaTCTTAAGAAGATAGAAGATGACatatttttcttctcctcttgagtGGATCAAGGTCTACTCAAGAACTTTCTCACTTCTCATGAAAGGTGGAAACCTCAATTTTTCTTCATTCGACCTCCTTTCCCATGTATTGGCCAAGTTGTTAGCAACGAGATTTATCTACCCCTCTTCCTATAAGAGATAATCACATAGTACAAGGCTACTTTTGTGTTTCTGTGCAACTTAAAGACATGAAGTTCAACAATATTTCTCTACTCAAGGAGGGGTTGCTACATATATTTGGGCTGAGCCCTCTTCCAACTCCTCTTCGACTATCTTTTGGTATCATTCTGTTCCTTTCCTTAACTCTTGTTTCCTAAATATTAACAATCCGCAAGTGTACAAatatgtcgtcagtaataaagaaagatatcgtatccacatggactgatataagcactaaagatatctcaacacgaattagctaaacaactaatcaattgatttatgaaaactactgcaactaatgaaaagtaaagaatagaaataaaaaaatagaatcaaGAATAAGGACTTAATAAAGGATATTCtaagagttttggtttctttgtaatgttattcaatgtagatgatctaccaaatcgtattcctcaattgcccatcatttgtagaaggttgtcggttctctcttacaatagacaaacgacctaggactgaaatctatacctaaatgtgatcaattaggaatgattcctatgttgtcctgcctatcacgtgcgtccctcggaaaatcaacatagaaattcattactttTCAACTCATCAAGATGTGAAAGATTAATGCATCCAATCTATCATATCGCCTTGAATGCccttatttcaccctcaagatcatctctcaattgtccttacacgggcttgtctatcacgaacgtccctcggataatcgagtgaggaatcacctctacaagattcacaagatacccaaacattcaatcaagtatggtaattaagcacaatcacaacaatccacacaagataagagtttacatcaaattcacattacaaatactccttccatcctagaacatagagatctaatccatagaataagaaaagaaatccaaagacaagaagaatacaagcatcttgatcccaaatccaagaagataaaggaagaaccattttcggatccaatccttgttCGCCGGAGTCGATttgttgaagatccgcccttagatcgccgaaaaatccctccaagaaggtggaggaacgtcCCAAATCTTGATTTCTTCCAAAAGGGAGATTCCCCTtttcaaatgaggaagaaacccttatatagagttggggtttgggcgccacacggccccgagacacggtcgtgtgaagctcacacggcctgatccattcccttcactgcccaggtgacacgaccgtgtgatgttcacacggccatgacatgctctgccactgcccccttgcacggtggtgtagatctacacggcctacaCTGCCTCTGGCTCTGGAActcctgcacgaccgtgtctgggacacgaccaggGCTTTCTTGGCTTCTGAaaatgttgcacggccgtgtaaatctacacggtcatgtaaatctacacggccatggcatgctctgccactgcccccttgcacggccgtgtagatctacacggcctgcactgcctctgGCTCTGGAactcctgcacggccgtgtctgggacacgaccaggGCTTTCTTGGCTTATGaaaatctacacggccatgtaaatctacacggccatgtactgCTTCAGCTCTGGTaggcttgcacgaccgtgcctgGGACACGACCATGTACTGCTTTGGCTCTGTAAATGCGACATGGCCATGCCATGGGCATGTGGTTCTCAcacaccccttgcatggccctttgcacaccccttgcatggcccttgcacacctcTTGTCACGACCCTTGTTATAACTCTAAATGGCTATGTTTTATTGCATCGTCTTTTCCACCATCAATATGGGGTTTtctctagttgaagtcttcatcaaagttgtagatcttgaagttatctataaattggtataaagaacagcccaaaactccaacTGAACACCAAGTTATGATCATTTTACTATTGGTTTGTAGTGTTGAAAGTTCCACACAGCCTTCGCATGGTCGTGTGACATTCACACGGCCTCAACACACCCCCAACATGGCCTCCACATGGCCAGAACCTGCAAGGACTTAGTTTTTACATGCCcgtgacactctggaagctctaaacttcatttaagctccgtttttGTTCTAAATCATGTCCTAattaatcaaaacaagcaaagagcagatctctgaacaaaata contains:
- the LOC122025516 gene encoding zinc finger protein 4-like, whose protein sequence is MEGKEDSDDQKQAQQAVDPGSRSNFNEERQPWLNLTLGGITSSAAGSSPSAQCKMQSRKMFSCNFCMKKFCSSQALGGHQNAHKRERGVTRRPQQSQKTTIGFPLYASAHKSLPVQSHSVAHEQHAEGGLPTIARCRQMNSDTEATRVPFALDQVRGSTWPGSFQKNSQPTGCPSEQEKLDLSLKL